A single window of Nicotiana sylvestris chromosome 5, ASM39365v2, whole genome shotgun sequence DNA harbors:
- the LOC138869701 gene encoding uncharacterized protein produces the protein MTALGFQEVMGRMLWFMDTVTQAGLFPADPATSEAGGRAQTPTAQASGHVAAVYSGCITRGWGSASCCSGTRARPAADGDPQKLLDRWTRLHPPIFGGERHEDAQDFIVRCRDKLHNMRILESHGVDFTTFQLEGRAHKWYIPPSKREELRYQFEQLEQDQMSVTDYEVRFFELSRHALMILPTEAERVPRFVAGLHSGIRANMAREVEMGTPYQLVVEIARKIDGYHLRGREQSQQDKRARFSREFRGASARGRGQFGRGQPSRPPYSAPLPPRDAPARPYFSVILESSYRPPAIQSSSSGDASVLFDPGSTYSYVSSLFAHFLDIHCEPLGTPVHVSTPVGDSVVVDRIYRSCMVTFYGFKTRADLLLLDMTDFEVILDMDWLSQYHIVLDCHTKAVTVAMPELPRLEWKSSLVNTSSRVISFLKV, from the exons ATGACAGCACTGGGTTTCCaagaggtcatgggccgtatgttATGGTTCATGGACACcgtgactcaggctggtttatttccagcggatccaGCTACATCAGAGGCAGGAGGgagagcacagacccctactgctcaggcttcTGGTCATGTAGCTGCAGTGTACTCCGGGTGCATTACCCGCGGATGGGGATCAGCTAGTTGTTGCAGTGGTACCCGAGCCAGACCAGCTGCGGATGGTGATccgcagaagttattggatagatggaccaggctgcaccctcctatcttcgggggtgagcgacatgaggatgctcaggatttcattgTTAGGTGCAGGGAcaaactgcacaacatgaggatattggagtctcatggggttgacttcactactttccagcttgaGGGCAGGGCCCATAAATG gtatattccaccctctaagAGGGAAGAGCTACGGTATCAATTCGAGCAGCTTGAGCAGGATCAAATGTCCGTGACCGACTATGAGGTGAGGTTTTTTGAGTTATCCCGCCACGCACTGATGATACTTCCCACTGAAGCAGAGAGGGTACCGAGGTTTGTTGCAGGGTTGCATTCTGGCATTAGGGccaacatggcccgagaggtggagatgggcactccttatcagctagtagtggagattgctcggaAGATTGATGGCTACCATCTGAGAGGTAGAGAGCAGTCGCAGCAAGACAAGAGGGCCCGATTCTctagagagtttagaggtgcctcggctaggggcagaggtcagtttgggaggggtcagcccagcaggccCCCATACTCAGCACCACTACCTCCTCGAGATGCTCCAGCGCGCCCTTATTTCAGCGTCATACtagagagttcttaccgcccaccagctattcagagttcctccagtgg ggatgcttcagtgctatttgatccagggtctacctactcatatgtgtcatctctgtttgctcattttttGGATATTCATTGTGAGCCCTTGGGTACTCCCGTTCATGTGTCCACTCCAGtgggcgattctgtggttgtggatcggatctaccggtcTTGTATGGTCACATTCTATGGTTTCAAGACTAGAGCAGATCTCTTGTTACTTGATATGACCGATTTTGAGGTCATCCTAgacatggattggttatcccaaTATCACATTGTCCTTGATTGCCATACCAAGGCTGTTACAGTAGCAATGCCAGAGTTgccaaggttggagtggaagaGTTCCTTAGTTAATACATCTAGTCGGGTAATCTCCTTTCTGAAGGTTTGA
- the LOC138869702 gene encoding uncharacterized protein has protein sequence MKLKLPLGELGPVLDKVPLSSSVPIPSFPASLPTSAPLPASSPMTPVIFTSSTTLPSIAPPSFVQYADEGSSSRSLAMKSITLEVPANNSLLRKSGGANLIGTELMGRISLLEKKARESEKSIHEGTIEELLESRNLLEQQKRGLTSELAVAKASSSQFEKDKERLECSFSEQLSNCSEEIRELKVLLAKKEEYAGELVQSLTQAQADLKISSDKVRTLESSHASLEAYFESSLAENQVLKNDLAMWERKYELLEENFNIEVSWAFLNSRRDALMEASQENFDLNSELAKVLETIERTQQPVDFPSPSIEALVAEEPLNEEVVVMAVEVENVVIPASEGETSMTQSVEVEASVTLASLIDPNISSSAETIPVAASLEVATVHVAESEINIATSDVLTPSIG, from the exons ATGAAGTTGAAGTTACCCCT TGGAGAACTAGGCCCAGTTTTAGATAAAGTTCCTCTTTCTTCCTCTGTTCCCATTCCTTCTTTTCCTGCTTCTTTACCTACTTCTGCTCCCTTACCTGCTTCGAGTCCTATGACTCctgttattttcacttcttctaccactcTTCCTTCTATAGCTCCCCCTTCCTTTGTTCAATATGCAGATGAGGGTTCTAGTAGCAGGAGCTTGGCTATGAAGAGCATTACGCTTGAAGTTCCTGCTAACAATAGCCTTTTAAGGAAGTCTGGTGGA gctaacctcattggtacagaattgatgggaagaatttcccttctggaaaagaaagcccgtgagtctgaaaagtctatccaTGAG ggaacTATAGAAGAATTGCTAGAGAGTAGAAATCTCCTGGAGCAACAAAAGCGAGGTCTGACTTCTGAGCTAGCAgttgccaaggcttcttcaagccaatttgagAAAGATAAGGAGCGCCTTGAGTGTTCATTTTCAGAACAACTATCAAATTgtagtgaagagatcagagaacTTAAGGTACTCTTGGCcaagaaagaagagtatgcaggggagttagtgcaaagcttgactcaagctcaagctgaTTTAAAAATCTCTTCTGATAAGGTACGTACCTtagagagttctcatgcctcccttgaagcatACTTTGAATCCTCTTTAGCTGAAAatcaagtgttaaagaatgatcttgctatgtgggaaaggaagtatgaacttcttgaggagaattttaatatagaggtgagttgggcttttttaaactctcgtcgtgatgctttaatggaggccagtcaagaaaactttgatttaAACTCAGAGTTGGCCAAAGTTTTAGAGACAATTGAGAGAACCCAACAACCAGTTGACTTTCCCTCTCCATCAATTGAAGCTCTCGTAGCTGAAGAACCTTTAAATGAAGAAGTCGTTGTTATGGCAGTTGAAGTTGAAAATGTTGTaattccagcttcagagggtgaaacttctatgactcaGTCTGTAgaagttgaagcttccgtgactcttgcttccctcATTGATCCTAACATTTCAAGCTCAGCTGAAACCATTCCTGTTGCTGCTTCTTTAGAAGTTGCCACCGTGCAtgtggctgaaagtgaaattaatattgcaacttctgatgtgctaaccccttcaattggatga